Proteins encoded by one window of Clostridium bornimense:
- the rlmN gene encoding 23S rRNA (adenine(2503)-C(2))-methyltransferase RlmN has product MINILDLTKEELKQWMVENGESKFRGEQVIGWIYKKVFNFDDMKNIPSSLKEKLKNNFSFSIPEIVEKYVSKDERTIKYLLKLRDNYIIEAVLMKYDYGNTVCLSTQVGCRMGCKFCASTIGGRLRNLSNGEILSEILVMEKDCNERVSNIVLMGTGEPFDNYDNVMKFIKEVNAEYGLNIGQRHITVSTCGIVPKIIDFANEKTQVTLAISLHSTTDENRKKIMPIANKYSIEELLEACRYYIKVTNRRITFEYSLVKGVNDSIEQAKELSLLLKGMLCHVNLIPVNEVKESGFVRATEKDIEGFRKVLENNGIEATVRKEMGGDINAACGQLRRDYVEKMRDKDVWVR; this is encoded by the coding sequence ATGATAAACATATTAGATTTAACTAAAGAAGAATTAAAACAATGGATGGTAGAAAATGGTGAGAGTAAGTTTAGAGGGGAACAAGTTATAGGATGGATTTACAAAAAGGTATTTAACTTTGATGATATGAAAAATATACCTTCATCATTAAAAGAAAAATTAAAGAATAATTTTTCTTTTTCGATACCAGAAATAGTAGAGAAATATGTTTCAAAAGATGAAAGAACAATAAAGTATTTGCTTAAACTTAGAGATAATTATATTATAGAAGCAGTACTTATGAAGTATGACTACGGAAATACAGTATGTTTATCAACTCAAGTTGGATGTAGGATGGGGTGTAAATTTTGTGCATCTACTATAGGTGGTAGACTCAGAAATCTTTCTAATGGTGAAATATTAAGTGAAATATTAGTTATGGAAAAAGATTGTAATGAAAGAGTATCTAATATTGTACTTATGGGAACGGGAGAACCTTTTGATAATTATGATAATGTTATGAAGTTTATAAAGGAAGTTAATGCAGAGTATGGATTAAATATAGGTCAAAGACATATAACAGTATCCACCTGCGGAATTGTTCCTAAAATTATAGATTTTGCCAATGAAAAAACTCAAGTTACATTAGCTATATCATTACATTCAACTACTGATGAAAATAGAAAAAAAATAATGCCTATAGCTAATAAATACTCTATAGAAGAATTATTAGAAGCTTGTAGGTATTATATTAAAGTTACCAATAGAAGAATAACTTTTGAATACTCATTAGTTAAAGGAGTAAATGACTCAATAGAACAGGCTAAAGAACTTAGTTTATTACTAAAAGGAATGCTTTGTCATGTTAATTTGATTCCTGTAAATGAAGTAAAAGAAAGTGGTTTTGTAAGGGCTACAGAAAAAGATATAGAAGGATTTAGAAAAGTATTGGAGAATAATGGCATTGAGGCAACTGTTAGAAAAGAAATGGGTGGAGATATCAATGCAGCATGTGGTCAGCTTAGAAGAGATTATGTGGAGAAAATGAGGGATAAGGATGTTTGGGTTCGTTAG
- the def gene encoding peptide deformylase: MAIRNVRKIGDPLLRKKSKVVEKIDERTLILIEDMIDTMYEEDGVGLAAPQVGVLKRIVVIDIGDGPMVLINPEIIKTEGSYRDFEGCLSIPGESKEVDRPMKVWVKAQDENGKVRELVGEELLARAFCHEIDHLEGILFVDKAVESEE, translated from the coding sequence ATGGCAATAAGAAATGTTAGAAAAATAGGAGATCCACTTTTAAGAAAGAAGAGTAAAGTAGTAGAGAAGATAGATGAAAGAACTCTTATTTTAATAGAAGATATGATAGATACAATGTATGAAGAAGATGGAGTAGGTCTTGCAGCACCACAAGTTGGAGTTTTAAAGAGGATAGTTGTTATTGATATTGGAGATGGACCAATGGTATTAATCAATCCTGAAATAATAAAGACAGAAGGAAGCTATAGAGATTTCGAAGGATGTCTTTCAATACCAGGAGAGAGTAAAGAAGTAGATAGACCAATGAAAGTATGGGTAAAAGCTCAAGATGAGAATGGTAAAGTAAGAGAACTTGTGGGAGAAGAATTATTAGCAAGAGCATTCTGTCACGAAATAGATCATTTAGAAGGAATATTATTTGTTGATAAAGCGGTAGAAAGTGAGGAGTAA
- the rsmB gene encoding 16S rRNA (cytosine(967)-C(5))-methyltransferase RsmB: protein MKSGREVAVEVLDEVFFKKAYSNIALNNALNKSNVRDIDKGLITELVYGTLKHKYTIDEIIKAIAGRNIRDIDKFSINIIRITIYQLKYLSRIPEFAAVNEAVELTKKRAGIKMASFVNAVVRTYIRGDKKPTFKNIDYKEAFKYSLEPWMIQSLRRDYGTYSPAIFKGLNERPAVTVRVNCLKGDYDDIFTKLEELGYEANEGFVSPDAIEIVRGKSIEENPLFKEGYITVQDESAMLVASIMDLEEGFDVLDVCSAPGGKTTHIAELMNNKGKVVACDIHENKLKLVEENANRLGIDIIETRTYNGEEFNEEFENSFDRVLIDVPCSGLGIIRKKPEIKWEKKESDISSIQNIQRNIMKNAAKYVKKDGLLVYSTCTLNLKENDGNVKWFLENNPDYEIEKVFFGTLDNMIYDKLGYVTILPNKAMDGFFMAKFRRK, encoded by the coding sequence ATGAAGAGTGGTAGAGAAGTAGCAGTAGAAGTTTTAGATGAAGTATTTTTTAAGAAAGCTTATTCGAATATAGCTTTAAATAATGCATTGAATAAGAGTAATGTTAGAGATATAGATAAAGGATTAATAACAGAACTTGTATATGGAACATTAAAACATAAATATACTATAGATGAGATTATAAAGGCTATAGCAGGTAGAAATATAAGAGATATAGATAAGTTTTCTATAAATATAATAAGAATAACTATATATCAATTAAAGTATCTTAGTAGGATTCCTGAATTTGCAGCAGTAAATGAAGCAGTAGAATTAACTAAAAAAAGAGCTGGAATAAAGATGGCTTCTTTTGTAAATGCAGTAGTAAGAACCTATATTAGAGGAGATAAAAAGCCTACATTTAAAAATATAGATTATAAAGAAGCTTTTAAGTATTCATTAGAACCATGGATGATTCAAAGCTTAAGAAGAGATTATGGAACATATTCTCCAGCTATATTCAAAGGGCTTAATGAGAGACCAGCAGTTACAGTAAGAGTTAATTGCTTAAAAGGTGATTATGATGATATTTTCACTAAGTTAGAAGAGCTTGGTTATGAAGCAAATGAAGGATTTGTATCACCAGATGCTATTGAGATTGTTAGAGGAAAGTCAATAGAAGAAAATCCATTATTTAAGGAAGGATATATAACAGTACAAGATGAATCTGCGATGCTTGTAGCATCAATAATGGATTTAGAAGAAGGCTTTGATGTTTTAGATGTATGTTCTGCACCAGGTGGTAAAACTACACACATAGCTGAACTTATGAATAATAAAGGTAAAGTAGTAGCTTGTGATATTCATGAAAATAAACTTAAGTTAGTAGAAGAAAATGCTAATAGGTTAGGAATCGATATAATTGAAACGAGAACCTATAATGGTGAAGAATTTAATGAAGAATTTGAAAATTCTTTTGATAGAGTGCTTATAGATGTACCTTGCTCAGGACTTGGTATTATAAGAAAAAAACCAGAAATTAAATGGGAGAAAAAAGAATCAGATATTTCTTCTATTCAAAATATTCAAAGAAATATTATGAAAAATGCTGCTAAATATGTAAAGAAAGATGGATTATTAGTATATTCTACTTGTACTTTAAACTTAAAAGAAAATGATGGAAATGTAAAGTGGTTTTTAGAAAATAATCCTGATTATGAAATAGAAAAGGTGTTTTTTGGTACACTAGATAATATGATATATGATAAATTAGGATATGTAACTATACTGCCAAATAAAGCAATGGATGGTTTCTTTATGGCTAAATTTAGAAGAAAGTAA
- the fmt gene encoding methionyl-tRNA formyltransferase, whose product MNIVFMGTPEFAVPSLEAMINNHNVLGVFTQPDRPRGRGKKLAFSAVKEVAVKHNIDVYQPEKLRSEREYIDKLKELAPDFIIVVAYGQILPKEVLDIPKYACINLHGSLLPKYRGAAPLNWAIIDGEKVSGNTTMLMDVALDEGDMLLKQEVEITENMTAGQLHDILMVEGGKLLLETIDKFVKGDIVPEKQDDSLSNYASMLSKETGKINWNKTAVEIHNLVRGVNPWPIATTIYNNQVVKIYETTPLDEKCNETPGTILKANNDGIRVATGDKVLLIKKIQFPNKKPLEVKEYLKGNSIEEKVVLI is encoded by the coding sequence ATGAATATAGTTTTTATGGGAACTCCTGAATTTGCAGTTCCTTCTTTAGAAGCTATGATTAATAATCATAATGTATTAGGTGTTTTTACACAACCAGATAGACCAAGAGGTAGAGGGAAGAAACTTGCTTTTTCAGCAGTTAAAGAAGTAGCAGTTAAACATAACATAGATGTATATCAACCTGAAAAACTTAGAAGTGAAAGAGAATATATTGATAAGTTAAAAGAGTTGGCACCAGATTTTATAATTGTTGTTGCATATGGGCAAATACTTCCTAAAGAAGTATTAGATATTCCTAAATATGCATGTATAAATTTACATGGTTCATTATTACCTAAATATAGAGGAGCGGCTCCTCTTAATTGGGCTATTATAGATGGTGAAAAAGTATCTGGAAATACAACTATGCTTATGGATGTAGCTTTAGATGAAGGTGATATGCTTTTAAAACAAGAAGTTGAAATCACAGAAAACATGACAGCAGGGCAATTACATGATATTCTAATGGTAGAAGGTGGAAAGCTATTGCTAGAAACTATAGACAAATTTGTGAAAGGTGATATAGTGCCTGAAAAACAAGATGATAGCTTATCTAACTATGCTTCTATGTTGTCTAAGGAAACTGGAAAAATAAATTGGAATAAAACAGCGGTGGAAATTCATAACTTAGTAAGAGGAGTAAATCCATGGCCTATAGCTACAACTATATATAATAATCAAGTAGTAAAGATATATGAAACAACTCCATTAGATGAAAAATGTAATGAAACACCAGGCACTATCTTAAAGGCTAATAATGATGGAATTCGTGTAGCAACAGGGGATAAAGTGTTATTAATAAAGAAAATTCAATTTCCAAATAAAAAACCTTTAGAAGTAAAAGAATACTTAAAAGGAAATTCAATAGAGGAAAAGGTAGTATTAATATGA